One Roseomonas gilardii subsp. gilardii genomic region harbors:
- a CDS encoding M81 family metallopeptidase → MRIAIGGFQHESHSFAPRPATWADFLAPGGAPPLLRPAAMPDAIRPTSFPAAGAIRAAEAKGIAVAPLSWATTGPSGPVTAEAFERMAALLLHDLQEAMAQGPLDAIYLELHGAMVAEGFGDAEGELLRRFRAVAGDIPIGASLDPHANLTAAIVAHSDILVPYRTYPHVDGAECGARTVELLLRRIERGAPFAKSFRQADYWTPITGQCTLVPPMADVMAERARLEAMTPGVVELGFCFGFPYADFADCGMAVAAYAEGQDAADTAAEGFLADLARREADFVPDLLGAAEAVATAIRLSREVNGPVVIADTQDNPGGGGHGDTTGLLRELVRQEAQDATVALINDAESAAALHAAGEGATVTLALGGRTDGAPAEVTGVVARLSDGRFTCTGPMARGNRVDLGPSALFTIGGVKVIVTSRKMQALDQALIRHFGVDPAAERILALKSSVHFRADFQPIAGRVLVAVAPGPVVADPSALPFRHIRPGVRLKPGANAVTG, encoded by the coding sequence ATGCGCATCGCCATCGGCGGCTTCCAGCACGAAAGCCATTCCTTCGCGCCGCGCCCCGCGACCTGGGCGGATTTCCTGGCGCCGGGCGGGGCGCCGCCACTGCTGCGGCCCGCCGCGATGCCGGATGCGATCCGCCCGACCAGCTTCCCCGCCGCCGGCGCCATCCGCGCCGCCGAGGCGAAGGGCATCGCCGTGGCGCCGCTGAGCTGGGCCACCACCGGCCCCTCCGGCCCCGTCACCGCCGAGGCTTTCGAGCGCATGGCCGCGCTGCTGCTGCACGACCTGCAGGAGGCGATGGCGCAAGGCCCGCTCGACGCGATCTACCTGGAACTGCATGGCGCCATGGTGGCGGAGGGCTTCGGCGATGCGGAGGGCGAGCTGCTGCGCCGCTTCCGCGCCGTGGCCGGCGACATCCCGATCGGCGCCAGCCTGGACCCGCATGCCAACCTGACCGCCGCCATAGTGGCGCATAGCGACATCCTCGTGCCCTACCGCACCTATCCGCATGTGGATGGCGCGGAATGCGGGGCCCGGACGGTGGAACTCCTGCTCCGGCGCATCGAACGCGGCGCGCCCTTCGCGAAGAGCTTCCGGCAGGCGGATTACTGGACCCCGATCACCGGGCAATGCACGCTGGTCCCGCCTATGGCCGATGTGATGGCGGAGCGGGCGCGGCTGGAGGCGATGACCCCGGGCGTGGTGGAGCTCGGCTTCTGCTTCGGCTTCCCCTATGCCGATTTCGCCGATTGCGGCATGGCGGTCGCCGCCTATGCCGAGGGCCAGGACGCCGCCGACACCGCCGCCGAGGGCTTCCTCGCCGATCTGGCGCGGCGGGAGGCGGATTTCGTGCCCGACCTGCTCGGCGCCGCCGAGGCCGTCGCCACGGCCATCCGCCTCTCGCGGGAGGTGAACGGCCCCGTCGTCATCGCCGACACGCAGGACAATCCCGGCGGCGGCGGCCACGGCGACACGACCGGCCTGCTGCGGGAACTGGTGCGGCAGGAGGCCCAGGATGCCACCGTGGCCCTGATCAACGACGCCGAAAGCGCCGCGGCGCTGCATGCGGCGGGCGAGGGGGCCACCGTCACCCTCGCCCTCGGCGGCAGGACGGACGGCGCCCCGGCGGAGGTGACCGGGGTGGTGGCACGCCTCTCGGACGGGCGCTTCACCTGCACCGGCCCCATGGCCAGGGGCAACCGGGTCGATCTCGGCCCCTCCGCCCTTTTCACCATCGGCGGGGTGAAGGTGATCGTCACCAGCCGCAAGATGCAGGCGCTGGACCAGGCGCTGATCCGGCATTTCGGCGTGGACCCGGCGGCGGAGCGCATCCTGGCGCTGAAATCCAGCGTGCATTTCCGCGCGGATTTCCAGCCCATCGCCGGGCGCGTGCTGGTGGCCGTGGCACCGGGGCCGGTGGTGGCCGATCCCTCGGCCCTGCCCTTCCGCCACATCCGCCCGGGCGTGCGGCTGAAGCCCGGCGCGAATGCGGTGACAGGCTGA
- a CDS encoding NTP transferase domain-containing protein, translated as MIFGPTPLEEALGAVLAHTHRLPGRVLKKGTVLDAAALAALAEAGEREVIAARLEPGDVAEDEAAGRLAEALLRPGLTRSRAATGRVNLFAAMPGVLALDVALIDRLNALDESLTLATQPAFAPLSAREMAATIKVIPFAVPGAVLVEAEALARAGHALSFHPYRPFRAGLAMSSLPGMKESILAGTLEATRARVEAVGGELLPAERVPHEEAAIAGALHRLRAAGADLLMVIGASAVVDRRDVGPAAITRAGGEIEHFGMPVDPGNLLCLGRLEGRPALVLPGCARSPALNGFDWVLQRLAAGIPVTGRDIQRLGAGGLLMEIETRPLPRAAAGRAEPLPRPGHRPVAALVLAAGLSRRMGPVNKLLAEDAAGRPMIARTVDHVLASRADPVIVVTGHERERVEAALAGRPVRFVHAPDHAEGLSASLRAGLEAVPEDSEGALVCLGDMPLVGPGTLDRILDGFDPAAGRSVVQPVHEGQPGNPVLWGREFFAEIRALTGDRGARGLLARHAAHLATVPVTEDSVLRDFDTPEALAGLDAPA; from the coding sequence GTGATCTTCGGCCCCACCCCGCTGGAGGAAGCGCTGGGCGCCGTCCTGGCGCATACACACCGCCTGCCGGGGCGGGTGCTGAAGAAGGGCACGGTGCTGGATGCGGCCGCCCTGGCGGCCCTGGCGGAGGCCGGGGAGCGGGAGGTCATCGCCGCCCGGCTGGAACCCGGAGACGTGGCCGAGGACGAGGCCGCCGGCCGGCTGGCCGAGGCGCTGCTGCGGCCTGGCCTCACCCGCTCCCGCGCCGCGACCGGGCGGGTGAACCTTTTCGCCGCCATGCCGGGCGTGCTGGCGCTGGACGTGGCGCTGATCGACCGGCTGAACGCGCTGGACGAGAGCCTGACCCTGGCCACGCAGCCGGCTTTCGCGCCCCTTTCGGCGCGGGAGATGGCGGCCACCATCAAGGTCATCCCCTTCGCCGTGCCCGGCGCCGTGCTGGTGGAGGCGGAAGCCCTCGCCCGCGCCGGCCATGCCCTGTCCTTCCATCCCTATCGCCCCTTCCGGGCCGGGCTGGCGATGAGCAGCCTGCCGGGCATGAAGGAGAGCATCCTCGCCGGCACGCTGGAGGCGACGCGCGCCCGGGTGGAGGCCGTGGGCGGCGAGCTGCTGCCCGCCGAGCGGGTGCCCCATGAGGAGGCCGCCATCGCCGGAGCCCTGCACCGGCTGCGGGCGGCGGGCGCCGACCTGCTGATGGTGATCGGGGCCTCCGCCGTGGTGGACCGGCGCGATGTCGGCCCCGCCGCCATCACCCGCGCGGGGGGTGAGATCGAGCATTTCGGCATGCCGGTGGACCCGGGCAACCTGCTCTGCCTGGGGCGCCTGGAAGGGCGGCCCGCTTTGGTCCTGCCCGGCTGCGCCCGCAGCCCGGCGCTGAACGGCTTCGACTGGGTGCTGCAGCGCCTGGCCGCCGGCATTCCCGTCACCGGCCGCGATATCCAGCGCCTGGGCGCCGGCGGGCTGCTGATGGAGATCGAGACCCGGCCCCTGCCCCGCGCCGCCGCCGGGCGGGCCGAACCCCTGCCCCGCCCCGGCCACCGCCCCGTGGCCGCGCTGGTGCTGGCCGCCGGCCTGTCGCGCCGCATGGGGCCGGTGAACAAGCTGCTGGCCGAGGATGCCGCCGGGCGGCCGATGATCGCCCGCACGGTGGACCATGTCCTGGCCAGCCGGGCCGATCCGGTGATCGTGGTGACCGGCCATGAGCGAGAGCGCGTGGAGGCCGCCCTGGCCGGGCGCCCCGTGCGCTTCGTGCATGCGCCGGACCATGCCGAGGGGCTTTCCGCCTCGCTCCGCGCCGGGCTGGAGGCGGTGCCGGAGGATTCCGAGGGAGCGCTGGTCTGCCTCGGCGACATGCCGCTGGTCGGCCCAGGCACGCTGGACCGCATCCTGGACGGCTTCGATCCCGCGGCGGGGCGGAGCGTGGTGCAGCCGGTCCATGAGGGGCAGCCGGGCAATCCGGTCCTCTGGGGCCGGGAGTTCTTCGCCGAGATCCGCGCCCTGACCGGAGACCGGGGCGCGCGCGGGCTGCTGGCCCGCCATGCCGCGCATCTCGCCACCGTTCCGGTGACGGAAGATTCCGTGCTGCGCGACTTCGACACGCCGGAGGCCCTGGCCGGGCTGGATGCCCCAGCCTGA
- a CDS encoding XdhC family protein: MRTELFARLRAAQAEKRPVALLTRLPDGAQRLWGAGEDVEDIPPLLAEAARDALAEDAAGNVELAGETWFVHPHNPPLRLILVGAVHIAQALVPMAVAAGFAVAVVDPRRAFATEERFAKGATLIHEWPDDAMALLGPDPRSAVVTLTHDPKFDDAALDAALRSEAFYIGALGSRRTHAKRLARLAGLGHGEAATARIHAPVGLDIGAVTAPEIAVSILAEIVAVRRGAALGQRT; the protein is encoded by the coding sequence TTGAGAACGGAGCTCTTCGCGCGGCTGCGTGCCGCCCAGGCGGAAAAACGCCCTGTCGCCCTGCTGACCCGCCTGCCGGATGGGGCGCAGCGCCTCTGGGGGGCCGGGGAGGATGTGGAGGACATCCCGCCCTTGCTGGCCGAGGCCGCCCGCGACGCATTGGCCGAGGATGCGGCGGGGAACGTCGAACTGGCGGGCGAGACCTGGTTCGTCCATCCGCACAACCCGCCGCTGCGGCTGATCCTGGTGGGGGCGGTGCATATCGCCCAGGCCCTGGTGCCGATGGCGGTGGCGGCGGGTTTCGCCGTGGCGGTGGTGGACCCGCGCCGCGCCTTCGCCACGGAGGAGCGTTTCGCGAAGGGCGCCACGCTGATCCATGAATGGCCGGACGATGCCATGGCCCTGCTCGGCCCGGACCCGCGCAGCGCCGTGGTGACGCTGACCCATGATCCGAAATTCGACGATGCCGCGCTGGATGCGGCGCTGCGCAGCGAGGCTTTCTACATCGGTGCCCTGGGCAGCCGCCGCACTCATGCGAAGCGCCTCGCCCGGCTGGCCGGGCTGGGCCATGGCGAAGCCGCCACCGCCCGCATCCACGCGCCGGTCGGGCTGGACATCGGCGCCGTCACCGCGCCGGAGATCGCGGTTTCCATCCTGGCGGAGATCGTGGCGGTGCGCCGCGGCGCCGCGCTCGGGCAAAGGACGTGA
- a CDS encoding vWA domain-containing protein, translating to MRKPEPDGAAPSGAQFAGNLIGFARLLRRAGLPVGPAESLAAAEALAITGIAERDTVRAALRATLLHAHDHHEVFDGAFDLWWRAPGLPLGGGESGAEATERLPAARRLAEALAANRDPAGGEREEKPDEASLSVSAAERLGQLDFEAMSAEEIAAAKREIRRLALPLAARPTRRFRPDPHGPRSDLRATVRASLRRGGEILAIERRRRVERPPPLVAICDISGSMARYAQVLVHFLHAVTNDRDRVHTFLFGTRLTNVTRQLRHRDPEVAFQMVGRAAPDWSGGTRIGEALEHFNRDWARRVLGQGAVVLLITDGLDRAGGEGLGEAAERLAHSCRRLIWLNPLLRYAGFQPRSQGIRALLPHVHEHRPVHNLDSLRALVEALSIPGGSPPKAASRRPA from the coding sequence GTGCGGAAGCCTGAACCCGACGGGGCGGCGCCTTCGGGCGCGCAGTTCGCCGGCAACCTGATCGGCTTCGCCAGGCTGCTGCGGCGCGCCGGCCTTCCGGTCGGCCCGGCGGAAAGCCTCGCCGCCGCCGAGGCGCTGGCGATCACCGGGATCGCCGAGCGCGACACGGTGCGCGCCGCGCTGCGCGCGACGCTCCTGCACGCTCATGACCACCACGAGGTCTTCGACGGCGCCTTCGACCTCTGGTGGCGCGCCCCCGGCCTGCCCCTGGGCGGCGGGGAGAGCGGTGCGGAAGCCACGGAGCGCCTGCCCGCCGCCCGCCGCCTCGCCGAGGCTTTGGCGGCGAACCGCGACCCCGCCGGCGGCGAGCGGGAGGAGAAGCCGGACGAGGCCAGCCTCTCGGTCAGCGCGGCGGAACGCCTGGGCCAGCTCGATTTCGAGGCGATGAGCGCCGAGGAGATCGCCGCCGCCAAGCGCGAGATCCGTCGCCTCGCCCTGCCGCTCGCCGCGCGCCCGACCCGGCGCTTCCGCCCCGATCCGCACGGGCCGCGCAGCGACCTGCGCGCCACGGTGCGGGCCAGCCTGCGCCGGGGTGGCGAGATCCTGGCCATCGAGCGCCGCCGGAGGGTGGAGCGCCCGCCGCCGCTGGTGGCGATCTGCGATATCTCCGGCTCCATGGCGCGCTATGCCCAGGTGCTGGTGCATTTCCTCCATGCCGTGACCAATGACCGCGACCGGGTCCACACCTTCCTCTTCGGCACGCGGCTGACCAATGTGACGCGGCAGCTCCGCCACCGCGATCCGGAGGTCGCCTTCCAGATGGTCGGCCGGGCCGCGCCGGACTGGTCCGGCGGCACGCGGATCGGCGAGGCGCTGGAGCATTTCAACCGCGACTGGGCGCGGCGCGTGCTGGGCCAGGGCGCGGTGGTGCTGCTGATCACCGACGGGCTGGACCGCGCCGGGGGCGAGGGGCTGGGCGAGGCGGCGGAACGGCTGGCGCATTCCTGCCGGCGGCTGATCTGGCTGAACCCGCTGTTGCGCTATGCGGGCTTCCAACCCAGGTCTCAGGGCATCCGGGCGCTGCTGCCGCATGTCCACGAGCATCGCCCGGTGCATAACCTCGACAGCCTGCGCGCGCTGGTGGAGGCGCTGTCCATCCCGGGCGGCTCGCCCCCAAAGGCCGCATCAAGGAGGCCCGCATGA